A genomic stretch from Thermomonospora umbrina includes:
- the acnA gene encoding aconitate hydratase AcnA: MSANSFDARNTLRVGGKSYEIYRLDAVEGSARLPYSLKVLLENLLRTEDGANVTADHIRALAGWDANAQPSKEIQFTPARVIMQDFTGVPCVVDLATMREAVRDLGGDPTKINPLAPAEMVIDHSVIVDHFGTPQAFERNVAVEYERNKERYQFLRWGQTAFDEFKVVPPGTGIVHQVNIEHLARVVFDRDGVAYPDTCVGTDSHTTMENGIGVLGWGVGGIEAEAAMLGQPISMLIPRVVGFKLTGELPAGTTATDLVLTITEMLRKHGVVGKFVEFYGEGVAALPLANRATIGNMSPEFGSTCAIFPIDDETVKYLRLTGRSDEQIALVEAYAKEQGMWLDPSVEPDFSEYLELDLGTVVPSLAGPKRPQDRIALSTAKETWRRDVQNYVKNADEAGLESFPASDSPAVGDAGDRPHTRVDVVMEDGTKFELDHGHVAVAAITSCTNTSNPYVMIGAALVAKKAVERGLTRKPWVKTSLAPGSQVVTDYLERASLTPYLDKIGFNLVGYGCTTCIGNTGPLQPEISKAVNDNDLAVTAVLSGNRNFEGRISPDVKMNYLASPPLVIAYALAGTMDIDILNDPIADGADGPVYLRDIWPSAEEVAEIVESSIGQEMFTQSYADVFKGDDRWRGLDIPTGGTFEWDPSSTYVRKAPYFDGMGLEPTPVTDIAGARVLAKLGDSVTTDHISPAGSIKVGTPAARYLEENGVAVKDFNSYGSRRGNHEVMIRGTFANIRLRNQLLDDVEGGYTRDFTQDDAPQSFIYDAAQNYAAQGTPLVVIAGKEYGSGSSRDWAAKGTALLGVRAVIAESYERIHRSNLIGMGVLPLQFAEGESAATLGLTGTETFDIVGVEKLNEGGIPREVTVKADGREFRAVVRIDTPGEADYYRNGGIMQYVLRNLLRK, encoded by the coding sequence GTGTCCGCGAACAGCTTCGACGCCCGCAACACCCTGCGGGTGGGCGGCAAGTCGTACGAGATCTACCGGCTGGACGCCGTCGAAGGTTCGGCCCGTCTCCCGTACAGCCTGAAGGTGCTGCTGGAGAACCTGCTCCGCACCGAGGACGGCGCGAACGTCACCGCCGACCACATCCGCGCGCTGGCCGGCTGGGACGCGAACGCGCAGCCCAGCAAGGAGATCCAGTTCACCCCCGCCCGCGTCATCATGCAGGACTTCACCGGCGTGCCCTGCGTCGTGGACCTGGCCACGATGCGGGAGGCCGTCCGCGACCTCGGCGGCGACCCCACGAAGATCAACCCGCTGGCGCCCGCCGAGATGGTCATCGACCACTCCGTGATCGTCGACCACTTCGGCACCCCGCAGGCGTTCGAGCGCAACGTCGCGGTCGAGTACGAGCGCAACAAGGAGCGCTACCAGTTCCTGCGCTGGGGCCAGACCGCGTTCGACGAGTTCAAGGTCGTGCCCCCGGGCACCGGCATCGTCCACCAGGTCAACATCGAGCACCTGGCCCGCGTCGTCTTCGACCGCGACGGCGTCGCTTATCCCGACACGTGCGTCGGCACCGACTCCCACACCACGATGGAGAACGGCATCGGCGTCCTGGGCTGGGGCGTCGGCGGCATCGAGGCGGAGGCCGCGATGCTCGGTCAGCCGATCTCCATGCTGATCCCGCGGGTCGTCGGCTTCAAGCTGACCGGTGAGCTGCCCGCCGGCACCACCGCCACCGACCTCGTGCTGACCATCACCGAGATGCTCCGCAAGCACGGCGTCGTCGGCAAGTTCGTCGAGTTCTACGGCGAGGGCGTCGCCGCCCTGCCGCTGGCCAACCGCGCCACCATCGGCAACATGAGCCCCGAGTTCGGCTCCACCTGCGCGATCTTCCCGATCGACGACGAGACCGTGAAGTACCTGCGCCTCACCGGCCGTTCCGACGAGCAGATCGCGCTCGTCGAGGCGTACGCCAAGGAGCAGGGCATGTGGCTCGACCCGTCCGTCGAGCCGGACTTCTCCGAGTACCTCGAGCTGGACCTCGGCACGGTCGTCCCGTCGCTGGCCGGGCCCAAGCGCCCGCAGGACCGCATCGCGCTCTCCACCGCCAAGGAGACCTGGCGCCGCGACGTCCAGAACTACGTGAAGAACGCCGACGAGGCCGGCCTCGAGTCGTTCCCCGCCTCCGACTCGCCCGCCGTGGGCGACGCCGGCGACCGCCCGCACACGCGTGTGGACGTCGTCATGGAGGACGGCACGAAGTTCGAGCTGGACCACGGCCACGTCGCCGTCGCCGCCATCACCTCCTGCACCAACACGTCCAACCCGTACGTGATGATCGGCGCCGCGCTCGTCGCGAAGAAGGCCGTCGAGAGGGGCCTCACCCGCAAGCCGTGGGTGAAGACCTCCCTCGCCCCCGGATCCCAGGTCGTCACCGACTACCTCGAGCGGGCGAGCCTCACCCCCTACCTCGACAAGATCGGGTTCAACCTCGTCGGGTACGGCTGCACCACCTGCATCGGCAACACCGGCCCGCTGCAGCCGGAGATCTCCAAGGCGGTCAACGACAACGACCTCGCGGTCACCGCGGTCCTGTCCGGCAACCGCAACTTCGAGGGCCGCATCAGCCCCGACGTGAAGATGAACTACCTGGCGTCCCCGCCGCTGGTCATCGCGTACGCGCTGGCCGGGACGATGGACATCGACATCCTCAACGACCCGATCGCCGACGGCGCCGACGGCCCCGTGTACCTGCGGGACATCTGGCCCTCCGCCGAGGAGGTCGCCGAGATCGTCGAGTCGTCCATCGGCCAGGAGATGTTCACGCAGAGCTACGCCGACGTCTTCAAGGGCGACGACCGCTGGCGCGGCCTCGACATCCCGACCGGCGGCACCTTCGAGTGGGACCCGTCGTCCACGTACGTCCGCAAGGCCCCGTACTTCGACGGCATGGGCCTGGAGCCGACGCCGGTCACCGACATCGCCGGCGCCCGCGTCCTGGCCAAGCTCGGCGACTCGGTCACCACCGACCACATCTCGCCCGCCGGTTCCATCAAGGTCGGCACCCCCGCCGCGCGGTACCTGGAGGAGAACGGCGTCGCCGTCAAGGACTTCAACTCCTACGGCTCGCGGCGCGGCAACCACGAGGTGATGATCCGCGGCACCTTCGCCAACATCCGGCTGCGCAACCAGCTCCTGGACGACGTCGAGGGCGGCTACACGCGCGACTTCACCCAGGACGACGCGCCCCAGTCCTTCATCTACGACGCCGCGCAGAACTACGCCGCGCAGGGCACCCCGCTGGTCGTCATCGCCGGCAAGGAGTACGGCTCCGGCTCCTCCCGCGACTGGGCGGCCAAGGGCACCGCGCTGCTGGGCGTCCGCGCCGTCATCGCCGAGTCGTACGAGCGGATCCACCGCTCCAACCTCATCGGCATGGGCGTGCTGCCCCTGCAGTTCGCCGAGGGCGAGTCGGCCGCGACGCTGGGCCTGACCGGCACGGAGACGTTCGACATCGTCGGGGTCGAGAAGCTCAACGAGGGCGGGATCCCGCGCGAGGTCACCGTCAAGGCCGACGGCAGGGAGTTCCGCGCCGTCGTCCGGATCGACACCCCGGGCGAGGCCGACTACTACCGCAACGGCGGCATCATGCAGTACGTCCTGCGCAACCTGCTCCGCAAGTAA
- a CDS encoding PadR family transcriptional regulator: protein MNSGTFDARWAFAAAALGAKAAKAAAGHHRHGCGPGAHAQGPGFGWMFGGGGPGPWGQHGPFGRGAGPWGKRGPWQSGGRARKGNVRAAVLALLAEEPRNGYQIIQQINERSDGAWKPSPGAVYPALQQLVDEGLIVGEAGEGRKTYSLTDEGRAHVDAHADELTAPWAEMTPDLGEGVPELLRQAAQTGAAVMQIVHAGSPEQVAAAKDVLADTRRRLYRILADDDHEE from the coding sequence ATGAACTCCGGAACTTTCGACGCACGCTGGGCGTTCGCCGCCGCCGCGCTGGGCGCGAAGGCCGCCAAGGCCGCGGCCGGTCATCACCGACACGGCTGCGGCCCCGGCGCGCACGCGCAGGGACCCGGCTTCGGCTGGATGTTCGGCGGTGGCGGACCGGGCCCCTGGGGGCAGCACGGCCCGTTCGGACGCGGGGCCGGCCCCTGGGGCAAGCGCGGCCCCTGGCAGAGCGGCGGCCGGGCCCGCAAGGGCAACGTGCGGGCGGCCGTCCTGGCGCTGCTCGCCGAGGAGCCCCGCAACGGCTACCAGATCATCCAGCAGATCAACGAGCGCAGCGACGGCGCGTGGAAGCCCAGCCCCGGCGCGGTCTACCCGGCCCTCCAGCAGCTTGTCGACGAGGGCCTGATCGTCGGCGAGGCCGGCGAGGGGCGCAAGACGTACTCCCTCACCGACGAGGGCCGCGCCCACGTCGACGCGCACGCCGACGAGCTGACCGCGCCCTGGGCCGAGATGACCCCCGACCTCGGCGAGGGCGTGCCCGAGCTGCTCCGGCAGGCCGCCCAGACCGGGGCCGCCGTGATGCAGATCGTCCACGCCGGCTCCCCCGAGCAGGTGGCCGCGGCCAAGGACGTCCTCGCCGACACCCGCCGCAGGCTGTACCGCATCCTCGCCGACGACGACCACGAGGAGTAG
- a CDS encoding DUF1707 SHOCT-like domain-containing protein, with translation MDLRIGDAERDAVTEALHEHFAKGRLTRDELDARLGAALAAKTEGDLRQIVRDLPGPGRSVEVAWSPHHRAALEHRRRHRHGPPPVVPFLFAFFLIGAIASGPAVGMFIAFQSLVLFWLVGGMFWFVHRRRHHRLHGGR, from the coding sequence ATGGACCTGCGCATCGGCGACGCCGAGCGCGACGCGGTCACCGAGGCCCTGCATGAGCACTTCGCCAAGGGCCGGCTGACCCGCGACGAGTTGGACGCACGCCTCGGCGCGGCGCTGGCCGCCAAGACCGAGGGCGACCTGCGGCAGATCGTCAGGGACCTCCCGGGACCCGGCCGCTCGGTCGAGGTCGCCTGGTCCCCGCACCACCGGGCGGCCCTGGAGCACCGGCGGCGTCATCGCCACGGCCCTCCCCCGGTGGTGCCGTTCCTGTTCGCCTTCTTCCTGATCGGGGCGATCGCGTCGGGGCCGGCCGTCGGGATGTTCATCGCCTTCCAGTCGCTCGTGCTGTTCTGGCTGGTCGGCGGGATGTTCTGGTTCGTCCACCGCAGACGCCACCACCGTCTGCACGGCGGGCGCTGA
- a CDS encoding M28 family metallopeptidase — protein sequence MPSERFLRPVSDVARPAESGLRATVEEFATIERAPCSAGEREAAHLIAHRLRMLGCEAAVEEEPAFDSYALPVGALAVLGAVAGAVGGRSRALGALGGGAAAVGLADEISYGRQLARRVVSRRRTACNVVAESGDRGARRTLVVMAHHDAAPSGAIFDQTLERWFVRRFPGVVERMTENPPLWWAALAGPALAGLGSATGSAGLRRTGAVMSAVTAAAMADIGSRRPVPGANDNLSGVAVLIALAEAFRARPVEGLRVILFSAGAEEALQEGARGFARRHFPRLPRERTWFLNLDTVGSGNLVMLDAEGPLRMEPYHAAFGDLVARCAKEQGVPLRRGLRSRNSTDGVVPNRHGYPTACVVSVDDDKLLPHYHLPTDLPEHVDYGCVADAALLSEAVARTLTADA from the coding sequence ATGCCCTCCGAGAGGTTCCTGCGCCCCGTGTCCGACGTGGCCCGGCCCGCCGAGAGCGGGCTGCGCGCCACGGTCGAGGAGTTCGCGACGATCGAGCGCGCCCCCTGTTCGGCGGGGGAACGGGAGGCGGCCCACCTGATCGCCCATCGGCTGCGGATGCTGGGCTGCGAGGCCGCCGTCGAGGAGGAGCCCGCGTTCGACTCGTACGCGCTGCCGGTGGGGGCGCTGGCGGTGCTGGGGGCCGTGGCGGGAGCGGTCGGCGGGCGGTCGCGGGCGCTGGGCGCGCTCGGGGGCGGAGCGGCGGCCGTCGGACTGGCCGACGAGATCTCCTACGGGCGGCAACTGGCGCGCAGGGTCGTGAGCCGGCGGCGGACGGCCTGCAACGTGGTGGCCGAGTCGGGCGACCGAGGGGCGCGGCGGACGCTGGTGGTGATGGCGCACCACGACGCGGCGCCGTCGGGGGCGATCTTCGACCAGACGCTGGAGCGCTGGTTCGTCCGGCGGTTCCCCGGCGTGGTCGAGCGGATGACGGAGAACCCGCCGCTGTGGTGGGCGGCGTTGGCCGGTCCCGCGCTGGCGGGGCTGGGCAGCGCGACCGGGTCGGCGGGGCTGCGGCGGACGGGCGCGGTGATGAGCGCGGTGACGGCGGCGGCGATGGCCGACATCGGCTCGCGCAGGCCGGTGCCCGGGGCCAACGACAACCTCAGCGGGGTCGCGGTGCTGATCGCGCTGGCCGAGGCGTTCCGGGCCCGGCCGGTGGAGGGGCTGCGGGTGATCCTGTTCTCGGCGGGCGCGGAGGAGGCGTTGCAGGAGGGTGCGCGCGGGTTCGCCCGACGGCACTTCCCCCGGCTGCCGAGGGAGCGCACCTGGTTCCTCAACCTCGACACGGTGGGGTCGGGCAACCTGGTGATGCTCGACGCCGAGGGCCCGCTACGGATGGAGCCGTACCACGCGGCGTTCGGCGATCTGGTGGCCCGATGCGCGAAGGAACAGGGCGTGCCGCTGCGGCGCGGCCTGCGGTCGCGCAACAGCACCGACGGGGTCGTGCCCAATCGGCACGGCTACCCGACGGCGTGCGTGGTGTCGGTGGACGACGACAAGCTGCTGCCGCACTACCACCTGCCGACGGACCTGCCCGAGCACGTCGACTACGGCTGCGTGGCCGACGCCGCCCTGCTCTCCGAGGCGGTCGCCCGCACCCTGACGGCCGACGCGTAG
- the eda gene encoding bifunctional 4-hydroxy-2-oxoglutarate aldolase/2-dehydro-3-deoxy-phosphogluconate aldolase: protein MNAEELLDVCPVVPVVVLRDAADAVPLARALVAGGLPAIEVTLRTPAALEAVERIAAEVPDAVVGAGTVVAPGQAEAAAGAGARFLVSPGCTDALREAMTATGLPFLAGVSSASEAMALLEHGITAMKFFPAKAAGGPDYLRSLAGPLPQVRFCPTGGITPDTAADYLALANVGCVGGTWLTPDDAVRSGDWARVEALARKAAALR from the coding sequence GTGAACGCCGAAGAACTGCTGGACGTGTGCCCCGTCGTCCCCGTCGTCGTGCTGCGCGACGCGGCCGACGCGGTGCCGCTGGCCCGCGCGCTGGTGGCCGGCGGGCTGCCGGCGATCGAGGTCACGCTGCGCACCCCCGCCGCGCTGGAGGCCGTCGAGCGGATCGCGGCGGAGGTCCCGGACGCGGTCGTCGGCGCGGGCACGGTCGTCGCCCCCGGGCAGGCCGAGGCCGCCGCCGGCGCGGGTGCCCGCTTCCTGGTCAGCCCCGGCTGCACGGACGCGCTGCGCGAGGCGATGACCGCCACCGGCCTGCCGTTCCTGGCGGGCGTCTCCTCGGCGTCGGAGGCCATGGCCCTGCTGGAGCACGGGATCACGGCGATGAAGTTCTTCCCCGCCAAGGCCGCCGGCGGCCCCGACTACCTGCGGTCCCTGGCGGGCCCGCTCCCGCAGGTCCGGTTCTGCCCGACCGGGGGCATCACCCCGGACACCGCCGCCGACTACCTCGCGCTTGCGAACGTCGGCTGCGTGGGAGGCACCTGGCTGACCCCGGACGACGCCGTCCGTTCGGGTGACTGGGCGCGCGTCGAGGCCCTCGCCCGGAAGGCCGCCGCGCTGCGCTGA
- the glk gene encoding glucokinase yields MTAPSLQRPWLVADIGGTNARFGLVQSPGEAPSRVQVLALRDHAGLAEAASTYLFRHAGDVHPTAACVAVAGPVGGDGTYRLTNAHWSGSAAEVAADLRLDRVELINDFEALALALPTLAPGDLRAVGESLPAGDAPAAVLGPGTGLGVAGLVRAGDRLVAVPGEGGHVDLPAGTDRELRIARMLREDGETASAEHLLSGDGLTRLYGLTARLNGVAAEPLTAAQICARRTDPLCHETLETFCALLGAFAGNVALTFGARGGVYLGGGILPRVWETLRRSDFRRRFEAKPPVERYLRAIPTALIVAPTPALAGAAARLAALEPV; encoded by the coding sequence ATGACCGCGCCCTCGCTGCAACGGCCCTGGCTGGTCGCCGACATCGGCGGCACCAACGCCCGCTTCGGTCTCGTCCAGTCGCCGGGCGAGGCCCCCAGCCGGGTCCAGGTGCTCGCCCTCCGCGACCACGCCGGGCTCGCCGAGGCGGCCTCGACCTACCTGTTCCGGCACGCCGGCGACGTCCACCCCACCGCCGCCTGCGTGGCGGTCGCGGGCCCGGTCGGCGGCGACGGCACGTACCGGCTGACCAACGCGCACTGGTCCGGCAGCGCCGCCGAGGTCGCCGCCGACCTGCGCCTCGACCGGGTGGAGCTGATCAACGACTTCGAGGCGCTGGCGCTGGCGCTGCCCACCCTGGCCCCCGGCGACCTGCGCGCCGTGGGGGAGTCCCTGCCCGCCGGCGACGCTCCGGCCGCCGTCCTCGGACCGGGCACCGGGCTCGGCGTCGCCGGGCTGGTCCGCGCCGGCGACCGGCTCGTCGCCGTCCCCGGCGAGGGCGGTCACGTCGACCTGCCCGCCGGCACCGACCGCGAGCTGCGCATCGCCCGGATGCTGCGCGAGGACGGCGAGACCGCCTCCGCCGAGCACCTGCTGTCCGGCGACGGCCTCACCCGGCTGTACGGGCTGACGGCCCGGCTGAACGGGGTCGCCGCCGAGCCGCTGACGGCCGCGCAGATCTGCGCCCGACGCACCGACCCGCTGTGCCACGAGACGCTGGAGACGTTCTGCGCGCTGCTCGGCGCGTTCGCGGGCAACGTGGCGCTCACCTTCGGCGCGCGCGGCGGCGTCTACCTGGGCGGAGGTATCCTGCCCCGTGTCTGGGAGACGCTCCGCCGCAGCGACTTCCGCCGCCGCTTCGAGGCCAAGCCTCCCGTCGAGCGCTACCTGCGCGCCATCCCGACCGCCCTCATCGTCGCCCCGACCCCCGCCCTGGCGGGGGCCGCCGCCCGACTCGCCGCACTGGAGCCCGTGTGA
- the edd gene encoding phosphogluconate dehydratase, producing MPPLPQPVVARVTERIAERSARRRSAYLARIADAAAAERPARGALGCANLAHGFAACGPTDKIRLRGAVSPNIAVVSAYNDMLSAHQPLRDYPAVLKRAVDEAGGTAQFAGGVPAMCDGITQGRAGMELSLFSRDVVAMATAVALAHDMFDGALLLGVCDKIVPGLVIGALAFGHLPTLLVPAGPMHSGLPNARKAKVRKLYAQGEVGRDELLEAEAASYHSPGTCTFYGTANSNQMLMEVMGLHLPGASFVPPGTDLREALTAEAGRRVTELTALGASHTPIGEVLDERAFVNGVVALLATGGSTNHTLHLVAMAAAAGIELTWDDFDELSAVTPLLTRLYPNGTADVNHFHAAGGTAFLIGELLDAGLLHEDVRTVGGKSLADYRTVPELGPDGLTWRPGLGESADPTVLRPVADPFDAHGGLHTVRGNLGRAVVKVSAVDTEHRVVEAPARVFDSQEALQAAFDAGELDADVVAVVRYQGPRANGMPELHKLTPPLAVLQDRGHRVALVTDGRMSGASGAIPAAIHVSPEAAAGGALARVRDGDVIRLDADRGVLDVLVPDEEFAAREPTGAAPDADEWAGTGRELFAAFRRAVGPAERGAAVFAS from the coding sequence ATGCCGCCCTTGCCCCAGCCCGTGGTCGCACGGGTCACCGAACGCATCGCCGAACGGAGCGCCCGCCGCCGGTCCGCGTACCTCGCGCGGATCGCGGACGCCGCCGCGGCCGAACGCCCCGCGCGCGGCGCGTTGGGCTGCGCCAACCTCGCGCACGGCTTCGCGGCCTGCGGGCCCACCGACAAGATCCGGCTGCGCGGTGCGGTGAGCCCCAACATCGCCGTCGTCTCCGCGTACAACGACATGCTGTCCGCCCACCAGCCGCTGCGGGACTACCCGGCGGTGTTGAAGAGGGCGGTCGACGAGGCCGGCGGCACCGCCCAGTTCGCCGGCGGCGTCCCCGCCATGTGCGACGGGATCACCCAGGGCCGCGCCGGCATGGAGCTGTCGCTGTTCAGCCGGGACGTGGTCGCCATGGCCACCGCCGTCGCGCTGGCCCACGACATGTTCGACGGCGCGCTCCTGCTGGGCGTCTGCGACAAGATCGTGCCCGGCCTGGTCATCGGCGCCCTGGCGTTCGGGCACCTGCCGACCCTCCTGGTGCCGGCCGGGCCGATGCACTCCGGCCTCCCCAACGCGCGGAAGGCCAAGGTCCGCAAGCTGTACGCGCAGGGCGAGGTCGGCCGCGACGAGCTGTTGGAGGCCGAGGCCGCCTCGTACCACTCACCGGGCACCTGCACCTTCTACGGCACCGCCAACTCCAACCAGATGCTGATGGAGGTGATGGGCCTGCACCTGCCCGGCGCGAGCTTCGTGCCCCCGGGCACCGACCTGCGCGAGGCCCTCACCGCCGAGGCCGGGCGTCGGGTCACCGAGCTCACCGCCCTCGGCGCCTCCCACACCCCCATCGGCGAGGTCCTGGACGAGCGGGCGTTCGTCAACGGGGTGGTGGCGCTGCTGGCCACCGGCGGCTCCACCAACCACACGCTCCACCTGGTCGCCATGGCGGCCGCCGCGGGCATCGAGCTGACCTGGGACGACTTCGACGAGCTGTCGGCGGTCACGCCGCTGCTGACGCGGCTGTACCCCAACGGCACCGCCGACGTGAACCACTTCCACGCCGCCGGGGGCACGGCGTTCCTCATCGGCGAGCTGCTCGACGCGGGCCTGCTGCACGAGGACGTCCGCACCGTCGGCGGCAAGTCCCTCGCCGACTACCGCACGGTGCCCGAGCTGGGGCCGGACGGGCTGACCTGGCGGCCCGGCCTCGGCGAGTCCGCCGACCCCACCGTCCTCCGACCCGTCGCCGACCCGTTCGACGCGCACGGCGGCCTGCACACCGTCCGCGGCAACCTCGGCCGCGCCGTCGTGAAGGTCTCGGCGGTGGACACGGAGCACCGCGTCGTCGAGGCCCCCGCCCGCGTGTTCGACTCGCAGGAGGCGCTGCAGGCCGCGTTCGACGCCGGCGAACTGGACGCCGACGTCGTCGCGGTCGTCCGCTACCAGGGGCCGCGCGCCAACGGCATGCCCGAACTGCACAAGCTCACCCCGCCGCTGGCCGTCCTGCAGGACCGGGGCCATCGGGTCGCGCTCGTCACCGACGGCCGCATGTCCGGCGCGTCGGGAGCGATCCCGGCCGCCATCCACGTCTCCCCGGAGGCCGCCGCCGGCGGGGCGCTCGCCCGCGTCCGCGACGGCGACGTCATCCGGCTGGACGCCGACCGAGGAGTGCTGGACGTGCTGGTGCCGGACGAGGAGTTCGCCGCGCGGGAGCCCACCGGGGCCGCCCCCGACGCCGACGAGTGGGCCGGCACCGGTCGCGAGCTGTTCGCGGCCTTCCGCCGGGCGGTCGGGCCGGCCGAGCGGGGGGCGGCGGTGTTCGCGTCATGA
- a CDS encoding ROK family transcriptional regulator, protein MPRRPSTSGELLRLIREEGVATRAELGRLTGLSRPAVTLRVTELIRHGLVVERPGELSSGGRPPARLRFNAAGGAVLVANLGRRRGQVAVCDLGGRILVQCAPDLPADRGPEAVLERLLDHWEHLLGKAGLARESVRGVGVGSPGTTELATGAPGAPPILPGPGRDGIDLRPMVARRFPVPAYLDNDVNVAALGEYQARYRGRIEDMLFVKLSTGIGAGLVAGGRIQRGALGAAGEIGHIPVRDGGGTPCRCGNLDCVEAVAGGTALVARSGATDLAELAARASGGEPEAVALVRAAGRRVGEVIAAAVNLLNPAVVVLGGDLTGAYEPLIAGVREVVYQRATALATRQLRIEPSMLGDSAGLMGCAAMVLDHILSPAAIDETLSAR, encoded by the coding sequence ATGCCGAGACGCCCCTCCACCAGCGGAGAGTTGCTCCGCCTGATCCGTGAGGAGGGTGTCGCCACCCGCGCCGAGCTCGGCCGCCTGACCGGGCTGTCGCGACCGGCCGTCACCCTGCGCGTCACCGAGCTGATCCGGCACGGGCTGGTGGTCGAGCGGCCCGGGGAGCTGTCGTCGGGCGGCCGGCCGCCGGCCCGGCTCCGGTTCAACGCGGCGGGCGGCGCCGTCCTCGTCGCCAACCTGGGTCGACGCCGCGGCCAGGTCGCGGTCTGCGACCTCGGCGGGCGGATCCTCGTCCAGTGCGCCCCCGACCTGCCCGCCGACCGCGGCCCGGAGGCCGTGCTCGAACGACTGCTGGACCACTGGGAGCACCTGCTCGGCAAGGCGGGGCTCGCCCGCGAGAGCGTGCGCGGCGTCGGGGTGGGCAGCCCCGGCACCACCGAGCTGGCCACCGGGGCCCCGGGAGCCCCGCCGATCCTGCCGGGTCCGGGCCGCGACGGCATCGACCTGCGCCCGATGGTGGCCCGCAGGTTCCCGGTGCCGGCGTACCTCGACAACGACGTCAACGTGGCGGCGCTCGGCGAGTACCAGGCGCGCTACCGGGGCCGGATCGAGGACATGCTCTTCGTGAAGCTGTCCACCGGGATCGGCGCCGGGCTGGTCGCGGGCGGCCGGATCCAACGCGGCGCGCTCGGCGCGGCCGGGGAGATCGGCCACATCCCGGTCCGGGACGGCGGCGGCACGCCGTGCCGCTGCGGCAACCTCGACTGCGTCGAGGCGGTCGCGGGCGGCACCGCGCTGGTGGCGCGATCGGGGGCGACCGACCTGGCCGAGCTGGCGGCCCGCGCGAGCGGCGGCGAGCCCGAGGCGGTGGCGCTGGTCCGGGCGGCGGGCCGCCGGGTCGGCGAGGTCATCGCCGCCGCCGTCAATCTGCTCAATCCGGCCGTGGTCGTGCTCGGCGGCGACCTCACCGGGGCCTACGAGCCGCTGATCGCCGGGGTCCGCGAGGTCGTGTACCAGCGGGCCACCGCCCTGGCCACCCGACAGCTCCGGATCGAGCCCAGCATGCTGGGCGACTCGGCGGGCCTGATGGGGTGCGCCGCGATGGTGCTCGACCACATCCTGTCCCCCGCCGCGATCGACGAGACCCTCTCCGCCCGCTGA
- a CDS encoding ABC transporter ATP-binding protein, giving the protein MSTVTLESVSKVYPGGRRAVADLSLTIADGEFFVLLGPSGCGKSTTLRMVAGLEDITSGGLWLDDRPANGLTPRERNVAMVFQNGARYPHRTVCGGGGVPRETARTGSAEAGREPAVLLMDEPPSGLDAAPRTVPRAEIGGRVRGAGVTTLYVTHDHVEALALADRIAVLRDGFLEDVGTPTQIYESPATAFVAAFLGAPRINLLSAVPEAVPGEGVVLDLGTQRLTVPWADPRAEHLAGRHGEPVILGLRPDALRPTGDPHLGPVLSGHIRTLEFHGHEWLAHVDADVTVVDADAVGRRSRPARAVAPQPVVPQPGGVAGRALSMLLGGAARREPAEPSAHLGGHRPELLARLDSRVGFGPGMLVHLAVDLDRMPIFGGDGRRVDPVRR; this is encoded by the coding sequence ATGTCGACAGTCACGCTCGAATCCGTCAGCAAGGTCTACCCGGGAGGCCGGCGCGCCGTCGCCGATCTCTCGCTGACGATCGCCGACGGCGAGTTCTTCGTCCTGCTCGGTCCGTCCGGCTGCGGCAAGTCCACCACGCTGCGGATGGTGGCCGGGCTGGAGGACATCACCAGCGGCGGGCTCTGGCTGGACGACCGGCCGGCCAACGGGCTGACCCCCCGCGAGCGCAACGTCGCCATGGTGTTCCAGAACGGCGCCCGCTACCCGCACCGGACGGTGTGCGGCGGCGGCGGGGTCCCACGGGAGACCGCGCGGACGGGTTCGGCGGAGGCGGGTCGGGAGCCCGCCGTCCTCCTGATGGACGAGCCGCCGTCCGGCCTCGACGCCGCGCCGCGCACCGTCCCGCGGGCGGAGATCGGCGGGCGGGTCCGCGGGGCGGGCGTCACCACCCTCTACGTGACCCACGACCACGTCGAGGCCCTCGCCCTGGCCGACCGGATCGCGGTGCTGCGCGACGGATTCCTGGAGGACGTCGGCACCCCGACCCAGATCTACGAGAGCCCGGCGACCGCCTTCGTCGCCGCGTTCCTCGGCGCGCCCCGGATCAACCTGCTGTCGGCCGTCCCGGAGGCGGTGCCGGGCGAGGGGGTCGTGCTCGACCTGGGCACGCAGCGGCTGACCGTTCCGTGGGCCGATCCGCGCGCCGAGCATCTCGCCGGCCGCCACGGCGAGCCGGTGATCCTGGGGCTCCGTCCGGACGCGCTGCGGCCCACCGGCGACCCGCATCTGGGGCCGGTGCTGTCCGGCCACATCCGCACGCTGGAGTTCCACGGGCACGAGTGGCTGGCGCACGTCGACGCGGACGTGACGGTCGTGGACGCCGACGCCGTGGGCCGCCGGTCCCGGCCGGCGCGGGCCGTCGCCCCGCAGCCCGTCGTCCCGCAGCCGGGGGGCGTGGCGGGCCGGGCGCTGTCGATGCTGCTCGGCGGGGCCGCCCGGCGCGAGCCCGCGGAGCCGTCCGCGCATCTCGGCGGCCACCGCCCCGAACTGCTCGCCCGGCTGGACTCGCGGGTCGGGTTCGGCCCGGGCATGCTCGTCCACCTCGCCGTCGACCTGGACCGGATGCCGATCTTCGGTGGGGACGGCCGCCGGGTCGACCCCGTGCGACGCTGA